A stretch of DNA from Brachyhypopomus gauderio isolate BG-103 chromosome 7, BGAUD_0.2, whole genome shotgun sequence:
CCCAGAAATGACTCCGTcatcctaatcagtctggcaTCAAATGGCAACACTCAACAGAAATGGCCCTCAAAACCGTGACTGGGAAGTTTTGTTAGACTAAACATTTATTAGACTTCAAAAAAATGTGCAGCTTTTTTGCCCTAGCTGAAGACTGGTGCATACAATTCCTAATTGATCTTCAGAAAGACCAGAGCATTACAAATAAACTATAAATAGTTGCTGGTCAGTCCCTCCCTTTTGACTGCTGGCATCTAGATCTCTAGAAGAAAATATGTGATGCCTTcagagtttttttttataaatatacaTGCTTTTGTGACGATGAAACACTGAATCTCAGAGCTGCATCTTGATTTATTGAAGAGTCATTATTCTGCTCCATCCTTTCAATCAATCTAATGAAGATGTACTGGAAATGAGCGACTCAGACTGCAGATAGGAATGAGGAGATCAGCCTTTTTTTAGTCAAAGCTGCAGATTGTTATTACTTTATCACATAGAAACCATTTCACAGAAATTAACAATAACATAAAACAAGAACAAAAATAATATTAGCAATACGTTTAATTTACATAGTGTCTATCATATACAAGGTACATCAGAGTACAATGACAAAAAAACAGCCTGCTGCTTTAGCAggatgaagatgttgaggaaATAAAGATTTGTTTTAAGATCAGTTAATAAAGATCTGCGTTAAGATCAGTTAAGAAAGATCTGTTTTAAGATAAATTAATAAGTCTGTTTTAGGTTTAGTCAATAAAGGTCTGTTTTAAGTTCAGTTTTAAATGAGGAAAGTGAGGAGCGGAGACAGAGAGATTGCGGTGTGCTCCATATGTTTTGGGCCATGACACTGACAGATCTGCCCCTGCAGACACCAGCAGACACCAGCAGGGACCAGCAGACCCCAGCAGGGACCAGCAGAGACCAGCAGACCCCAGCAGGGACCAGCAGACCCCAGCAGGGACCAGCAGAAACCAGCAGACCCCAGCAGAGACCAGCAGACCCCAGCAGGGACCAGCAGACCCCAGCAGAAACCAGCAGACCCCAGCAGGGACCAGCAGACCCAAGCAGGGACCAGCAGACCCAAGCAGGGACCAGCAGACCCCAGCAGGGACCAGCAGACCCCAGCAGGGACCAGCAGAAACCAGCAGACCCCAGCAGGGACCAGCAGAGACCAGCAGACCCCAGCAGGGACCAGCAGACCCCAGCAGGAACCAGCAGAAACCAGCAGACACCAGCAGACCCAAGCAGGGACCAGCAGACCCAAGCAGGGACCAGCAGACCCCAGCAGGGACCAGCAGAGACCAGCAGGGACCAATCAGAGTTCAGTGATAGAGAGAAGGACTACTGGCAACACTAAGAAAGAAAAGTGTTTAAACACAAACAGAGGAGGGTGAATAACAATCTATTCTCATGTTCATACCTCTGCTTAATACTGTTTAAATTTAACATTCAACTCCTATGACTGAAGGGTTCTATATGGCATGTGAATATGTTTGAGATTCTCCATATGCTCTTGGTGTTTTTTGACAGCTTACAAGCATTTGATATCATTAGTCACAAGGGTATAattagcagaggtggggactcgagtcaaatgacttggactcgagtcagactcgagtcattaatattaagacttttgacttgacttgaaaaaatattcagagacttagacttgacttggacttttacaccaataacttgggacttgaattggacttgaacctgtttacttgcaaagacttgttttttttttaccccaaatctaaattttaaaacgcatattaatatttataaagtgcaccccattaatttcatttccgtccttctgacgcagaccggtgttacaccagattctgtgaccgtcgagttttgtgaccacagggggcgctatttcacagtttctgttcagaggcacaaacactttacgaatgctacgtaaactatgctgatgcactttctttactcgttttgttggtgtccacgagccaaaatatgacagatgtttatatttacattttatcgtctcttaattacataaatgtaaacaagatttaccatcccctcaccattgcagccaacaaagaaatcatgaatgggatgtacaggtgagcctttttaactggggtcaccaa
This window harbors:
- the LOC143519768 gene encoding uncharacterized protein LOC143519768; translation: MSAEDFVHQGQLKDEEKECSESFLTKPKDEEEDSDTSRHQQGPADPSRDQQRPADPSRDQQTPAGTSRNQQTPAETSRPQQGPADPSRNQQTPAGTSRPKQGPADPSRDQQTPAGTSRPQQGPAETSRPQQGPAETSRPQQGPADPSRNQQKPADTSRPKQGPADPSRDQQTPAGTSRDQQGPIRVQ